The proteins below come from a single Nocardioides eburneiflavus genomic window:
- a CDS encoding HNH endonuclease — protein sequence MATELEDQDAARACAWCGGSMEGKKSSALACSVACNNARLNARRVAAKWDGVDAERPCENCGVAMVGKRPHAKYCSRKCKTAASDVRRRESGAARERDRARYASEAETRRAYARQYLQDNPERMRAIRLKRKARIRAASFEFSERDWRRLLDRYRRACAYCGDHTRDLQREHVIPLVRGGTHGVGNIIPACPPCNYAKKDKLVVEWRRPSFSRARMGWLP from the coding sequence GTGGCAACTGAACTCGAGGACCAGGATGCTGCTCGGGCGTGCGCTTGGTGCGGCGGCAGCATGGAAGGCAAGAAGTCCAGCGCTCTTGCCTGCTCCGTCGCTTGCAACAACGCACGCCTCAACGCCCGCCGGGTGGCGGCGAAGTGGGACGGTGTCGACGCCGAACGACCCTGCGAGAACTGCGGCGTGGCGATGGTCGGCAAGCGCCCACATGCGAAGTACTGCTCACGCAAGTGCAAGACGGCAGCATCCGACGTGCGACGCCGAGAGTCTGGTGCGGCTCGAGAGCGAGACCGAGCCCGCTACGCGAGCGAGGCTGAAACCCGGCGCGCGTACGCCAGGCAGTATCTGCAGGACAATCCAGAGCGCATGCGAGCTATCCGTCTCAAGCGGAAGGCTCGGATCCGCGCCGCAAGCTTCGAGTTCTCCGAACGAGACTGGAGACGTCTTCTCGATCGCTACCGGCGCGCATGCGCCTACTGCGGCGATCACACACGGGACCTGCAGCGTGAGCACGTGATCCCGCTGGTTCGGGGTGGCACTCACGGCGTTGGCAACATCATCCCAGCTTGCCCGCCATGCAATTACGCAAAGAAGGACAAGCTCGTAGTCGAGTGGCGTCGTCCTTCATTCTCGCGTGCCCGCATGGGATGGCTGCCTTGA
- a CDS encoding IS256 family transposase — protein sequence MTVDPNSIDLPTFMTEHLARAEPDLLRTMLSTFVQALMSAEADAICGAGYGERSPERTNSRNGYRTRDFDTRTGTMEVAIPKLREGSYFPDWLLERRRRAERALTTVVATCYLLGVSTRRMEKLVETLGITRLSKSQVSVMAKELDAHVEDFRTRPLDAGPYTFLAADALTMKVREGGRVVNTHVLVATGVNADGHREILGVDICSAESEAGWLTLFRGLNARGLSGVKLVTSDAHSGLVAAMTATLDGAAWQRCRTHYAANLMSATPKSSWGWVKAMLHSIYDQPDTKAVHAQFDRVIDTLDEKLPAVAEHLEEARADILAFTAFPKEIWRQIWSNNPNERLNREIRRRTDVVGIFPDRNSAIRLIGAVLAEQHDDWAEGRRYLGLDVLARSRIALINTNETTDQKEDLTPAALTA from the coding sequence ATGACCGTCGACCCCAACTCTATTGACCTGCCCACGTTCATGACCGAGCACCTGGCGCGTGCCGAGCCCGACCTACTCCGGACCATGTTGTCCACGTTCGTGCAGGCGTTGATGTCGGCCGAGGCCGACGCGATCTGCGGCGCCGGCTACGGCGAACGCAGCCCGGAGCGGACCAACTCCCGCAACGGCTACCGGACCCGGGACTTCGACACCCGCACCGGCACGATGGAGGTTGCGATTCCCAAGCTGCGCGAGGGCTCGTACTTCCCCGACTGGCTCCTCGAGCGCCGCCGTCGGGCCGAGCGGGCCCTGACCACAGTGGTGGCAACCTGCTACCTCCTCGGGGTGTCGACGCGGCGGATGGAGAAGCTCGTCGAGACCCTCGGCATCACCAGGTTGTCGAAGTCGCAAGTCAGCGTGATGGCCAAGGAGCTCGACGCGCACGTGGAGGACTTCCGCACCCGGCCACTCGACGCCGGGCCGTACACGTTCCTGGCCGCGGACGCGTTGACGATGAAGGTCCGCGAGGGCGGGCGGGTCGTGAACACCCACGTCCTGGTCGCGACCGGCGTCAACGCCGATGGGCACCGCGAGATCCTCGGCGTGGACATCTGCTCGGCCGAGTCCGAGGCCGGCTGGCTGACCCTGTTCCGCGGCCTGAACGCCCGCGGCCTGAGCGGCGTCAAGCTCGTCACGTCCGATGCCCACAGTGGCCTGGTGGCCGCGATGACGGCGACCCTGGACGGTGCCGCCTGGCAGCGATGCCGCACCCACTACGCGGCGAACCTGATGTCCGCGACACCAAAGTCGTCGTGGGGCTGGGTCAAGGCGATGCTGCACTCGATCTACGACCAGCCCGACACCAAGGCCGTGCACGCCCAGTTCGACCGCGTCATCGACACCCTGGACGAGAAGCTCCCCGCCGTGGCCGAGCACCTCGAGGAAGCCCGCGCCGACATCCTGGCCTTCACCGCGTTCCCGAAAGAGATCTGGCGCCAGATCTGGTCCAACAATCCCAACGAGCGCCTCAACCGCGAGATCCGCCGACGCACCGACGTCGTCGGGATCTTCCCCGACCGCAACTCCGCCATCCGACTCATCGGAGCCGTCCTGGCCGAGCAGCACGACGACTGGGCCGAGGGCCGCCGCTACCTCGGACTCGACGTCCTGGCACGCTCCCGCATCGCACTCATCAACACCAACGAGACCACCGACCAGAAGGAGGACCTGACACCCGCCGCACTCACTGCCTAG
- a CDS encoding DUF4193 domain-containing protein, whose product MATDYDASRKSEEEQKEESLEALRLAATDKDASSSKIDEDETEAAESFELPGADLSNEELSIEVVPKQDDEFTCSVCFLVHHRSARTADTPPVCRDCA is encoded by the coding sequence ATGGCAACTGACTACGACGCCTCTCGCAAGAGCGAAGAGGAGCAGAAGGAGGAGAGCCTCGAGGCTCTTCGCCTCGCTGCGACCGACAAGGACGCGAGCTCCAGCAAGATCGACGAGGACGAAACCGAGGCCGCAGAGTCCTTCGAACTGCCCGGAGCGGACCTGTCGAATGAGGAGCTCAGCATCGAGGTGGTGCCGAAGCAGGACGACGAGTTCACATGTTCGGTGTGCTTCCTCGTGCACCACCGCAGCGCGCGGACAGCAGACACCCCGCCCGTTTGTCGCGACTGCGCCTAA
- a CDS encoding tetratricopeptide repeat protein has product MSSGASNRPVAPPQPSKPVKPGLMAPKWEKELHKVITEQKFDELPRIAGAYPEAAELAATLDGLMAMQAGEDARALEACRWAWATGGDIGEHPFVRKYIGRTSVRIVVASGVEATVPLGRDALGLALAELEQAAGNLDEAIAVVEALDPSAIAAVSLCELYLEAGRYDDVVDLTNGMGNTDDPTALLVAFRGAALREQGHFVAAREAFKEALKSKTRDSAIRHKALIERAETYVAENKVAMAKKDLERVLAEDASAPGVRERLAELSSS; this is encoded by the coding sequence ATGTCCTCCGGCGCGTCGAATCGACCCGTCGCGCCGCCGCAACCGTCGAAGCCCGTCAAGCCGGGACTGATGGCGCCTAAGTGGGAGAAGGAACTGCACAAAGTCATCACTGAGCAGAAGTTTGATGAACTCCCACGCATCGCAGGGGCCTACCCAGAGGCAGCCGAGCTGGCCGCGACGCTGGATGGCCTCATGGCCATGCAGGCAGGAGAGGATGCTCGTGCACTTGAAGCGTGCCGCTGGGCATGGGCCACAGGGGGCGACATCGGAGAGCACCCCTTCGTCCGCAAGTACATCGGACGGACGTCGGTGAGAATCGTCGTCGCCTCCGGGGTCGAGGCGACAGTCCCCCTCGGTCGCGATGCTCTCGGGCTCGCTCTTGCCGAACTAGAGCAGGCCGCGGGCAACCTCGATGAGGCGATCGCCGTGGTCGAGGCGCTGGACCCCTCAGCAATCGCCGCGGTTTCGCTCTGTGAGCTCTATCTAGAGGCAGGTCGCTACGACGATGTCGTTGATCTGACCAACGGCATGGGCAACACCGATGACCCGACCGCTCTTCTCGTCGCCTTTAGAGGCGCAGCGCTCCGCGAACAGGGCCACTTCGTCGCGGCTCGCGAAGCGTTCAAGGAAGCGCTCAAGTCGAAGACGCGCGACTCCGCCATTCGACACAAGGCCCTCATCGAAAGGGCAGAGACCTACGTTGCGGAGAACAAGGTCGCCATGGCGAAGAAGGATCTCGAGCGCGTGTTGGCGGAGGACGCGTCGGCGCCCGGCGTGCGGGAACGGCTGGCAGAGCTGTCGTCGTCATAA
- a CDS encoding thermonuclease family protein, translating to MIKHIARALALLVALVGLATFTQPAQAFYDRDCGDFATQAAAQTFFNNAGPGDPHRLDADGNGIACESNPCPCIGRGNPQPNPGNTGGNNTPNPGPALYRETGNVVKVIDGDTLKVRLKSGALVSVRMLGINTPERGRCGANDATDNLRKLAPVRSTVDMVSDRSQAAKDRYGRLLRYVAKRGGYKDLSYRQAFNGYTKRYVFGGKPVARDGQYVRAITQARNNDRGLWNSCW from the coding sequence ATGATCAAGCACATAGCCAGGGCCCTCGCCCTGCTCGTGGCCCTCGTCGGCCTCGCCACCTTCACCCAGCCCGCCCAGGCCTTCTATGACCGCGACTGCGGCGACTTCGCCACCCAGGCCGCCGCTCAGACCTTCTTCAACAACGCCGGCCCCGGCGACCCCCACCGACTCGACGCCGACGGCAACGGCATCGCTTGCGAGTCCAATCCCTGCCCCTGCATCGGCCGCGGCAACCCTCAGCCCAACCCCGGCAACACCGGCGGCAACAACACCCCCAACCCCGGGCCCGCGCTCTACCGCGAGACCGGCAACGTCGTGAAGGTCATCGACGGCGACACGCTCAAGGTCCGCCTCAAGAGCGGCGCACTGGTCAGCGTCCGCATGCTCGGCATTAACACCCCTGAGCGCGGTCGCTGCGGCGCTAATGACGCCACCGACAACCTTCGCAAGCTCGCACCCGTCAGGTCGACCGTCGACATGGTCTCTGACCGCAGTCAGGCCGCCAAGGACCGCTATGGCCGCCTGCTCCGTTACGTCGCGAAGCGCGGCGGCTACAAGGACCTCTCCTACCGGCAGGCCTTCAACGGCTACACCAAGCGCTATGTCTTCGGCGGTAAGCCCGTGGCTCGCGACGGCCAGTACGTGCGAGCTATCACGCAGGCACGCAACAACGACCGGGGGCTGTGGAACAGCTGCTGGTGA
- a CDS encoding helix-turn-helix domain-containing protein, with protein sequence MSESGWITQREAARLLGVHPSLIPKMLRRGDLTSRGLQPSLSRADVLELAAARTAAGAEREDRRTAPPRSTQPPDGQHEWLRAPAAAAVLGCTTIALQGRCARGQVPYTVHDGRRWFRLDLLELQVRARVAEERRRVGSSALSPSST encoded by the coding sequence GTGTCCGAGTCGGGGTGGATCACGCAGCGCGAGGCCGCGCGCCTGCTCGGCGTGCACCCGAGCCTGATCCCGAAGATGCTGCGCCGAGGCGACCTCACCTCGCGCGGCCTGCAGCCGTCGCTGTCGCGTGCGGACGTGCTTGAGCTCGCGGCCGCTCGCACAGCAGCCGGCGCAGAGCGTGAGGACCGGCGTACGGCGCCACCGCGGAGTACGCAGCCTCCTGACGGGCAGCACGAGTGGTTGCGAGCACCAGCGGCCGCGGCGGTCCTGGGATGCACGACGATCGCGCTGCAGGGTCGTTGCGCGCGTGGTCAGGTGCCCTACACGGTGCACGACGGGCGACGGTGGTTCCGGCTGGACCTGCTCGAACTGCAGGTGCGCGCGCGGGTCGCGGAGGAGCGCCGCCGCGTCGGCTCCAGTGCGTTGAGTCCTTCGTCTACATGA
- a CDS encoding RidA family protein, with amino-acid sequence MPRSYMASASHDGVVWACGQVPRRADGSVPDSIEDQVQVALDNLESVLTDAGSSLALLLKVTVFLADLEEFGAYDAAYCTRLAGVPLPPRTTVQVAGFRGDKRIEIDAVAAVGKT; translated from the coding sequence GTGCCTCGCTCCTACATGGCGTCGGCCTCCCACGACGGAGTCGTCTGGGCGTGCGGGCAGGTCCCGCGGCGGGCGGACGGATCAGTTCCGGACTCCATCGAAGACCAGGTCCAAGTCGCCCTCGACAACCTCGAGTCCGTACTCACCGACGCCGGCTCGTCGCTCGCCCTGCTGCTCAAGGTGACGGTGTTCCTCGCAGACCTCGAGGAGTTCGGCGCGTACGACGCCGCGTACTGCACGCGCTTGGCCGGCGTTCCGCTGCCGCCGCGGACCACGGTCCAGGTCGCGGGCTTCCGCGGCGACAAGCGCATCGAGATCGATGCGGTCGCCGCGGTCGGGAAAACGTAG
- a CDS encoding membrane dipeptidase gives MSGNPRVDASRVHADAVVVDGLQINNWSREVLEELRTGGVTGVNATAAVWEGTDQTLRTVAEWYQFARRHEDLMVLAETADDIRKAKEEGRVAVVLGFQNTSPFADDYRLVEVFARLGVRVAQLTYNIQNAVGGSCYEPHDSGLTRFGRNVVAEMNRAGMLIDLSHVGNRTSLDAVETSQLPVAITHSNPTWFVDNPRNKPDEVLRAVAASGGVVGCCLYPLVLGGASTGLEEFCAMVRRLVDEIGPDHVALGSDCTRNWGDDYVEWLRSGHWRPREDTPATWPQWPQWFRGPEDFPQVTDGLVSAGLDEQTVRSVLGENWLRLFDDVFASGRPA, from the coding sequence ATGAGCGGGAACCCGAGGGTCGACGCGAGCCGCGTGCACGCTGACGCCGTGGTCGTGGACGGGCTCCAGATCAACAACTGGAGCCGCGAGGTGCTGGAGGAGCTCCGCACCGGCGGGGTCACCGGCGTCAACGCGACCGCGGCCGTGTGGGAGGGCACCGACCAGACCCTGCGGACGGTCGCCGAGTGGTACCAGTTCGCCCGGCGCCACGAGGACCTCATGGTGCTCGCCGAGACCGCCGACGACATCCGCAAGGCCAAGGAGGAGGGACGGGTCGCCGTCGTCCTCGGCTTCCAGAACACCAGCCCGTTCGCCGACGACTACCGGCTGGTGGAGGTGTTCGCGCGCCTGGGTGTCCGGGTCGCCCAGCTGACCTACAACATCCAGAACGCCGTCGGCGGGTCGTGCTACGAGCCCCACGACAGCGGGTTGACCAGGTTCGGTCGCAACGTGGTTGCGGAGATGAACCGCGCTGGCATGCTGATCGACCTGTCGCACGTCGGCAACCGAACGTCGCTCGATGCTGTCGAGACGTCCCAGCTGCCCGTGGCTATCACCCACTCCAACCCGACCTGGTTCGTGGACAACCCGCGCAACAAGCCTGACGAGGTCCTGCGGGCGGTGGCCGCATCGGGAGGGGTCGTGGGCTGTTGCCTGTACCCGCTCGTGCTCGGAGGTGCGTCCACCGGGCTCGAGGAGTTCTGCGCGATGGTGCGCCGTCTGGTCGACGAGATCGGCCCCGATCACGTCGCCCTGGGTAGCGACTGCACCCGCAACTGGGGGGACGACTACGTCGAGTGGCTGCGCAGCGGCCACTGGCGACCCCGCGAGGACACCCCCGCGACCTGGCCGCAGTGGCCACAGTGGTTCCGGGGGCCCGAGGACTTCCCACAAGTCACCGACGGACTGGTCTCAGCCGGCCTCGACGAGCAGACCGTCAGAAGCGTGCTGGGCGAGAACTGGCTGCGGCTCTTCGATGATGTCTTCGCTTCAGGGAGGCCGGCATGA
- a CDS encoding aldehyde dehydrogenase family protein, translating into MNTPTLQLKNLIGGAWIDGDGVPEHSENPAEPTGAPVAEYRTATEEQLEQAMSAATTAAPGWDRRGLLGRGQVLRRAGQIMEDRAEELAALMTREQGKSLTDSRGEVGATIETLYYHAGAARRPDGATYPSAHPDEIVRTVRRPVGVVGVITPWNFPLQIPVWKIAPALLWGNPVVWKPASFTPALAVALTEILVEAGLPDGVLNLLLGPGHLGASLVKHVDTAAVTFTGSVPVGHTIRDVVIPRGAKLQMELGGHNAALVLPDAHLPSAADAIVAAAMGSTGQKCTATRRVIAVGDCYDALVALLVERVEALTVGRGSDDGIALGPVVSAKARDQISSAVQLAVDEGAQVLATAPVPEAAGHWVQPTLLAGPPELTICREEVFGPVATVLRVPDLDSAIALANATDFGLTASVFTRDERSARRCVDELVAGLIKVNAPSTGSELHAPFGGLRDSSFPAPREQASDAAAEFFTISKTAYVRLAPEADS; encoded by the coding sequence ATGAACACCCCCACCCTGCAGCTCAAGAACCTGATCGGCGGCGCCTGGATCGACGGCGACGGCGTCCCGGAACACAGTGAGAATCCCGCCGAGCCGACCGGAGCGCCGGTCGCGGAGTACCGCACGGCCACCGAGGAGCAGCTCGAGCAGGCGATGAGCGCCGCGACCACCGCTGCCCCCGGCTGGGACCGACGGGGCCTGCTGGGCCGAGGTCAGGTCCTTCGCCGCGCCGGGCAGATCATGGAGGACCGTGCCGAGGAGCTCGCCGCCCTGATGACCCGCGAGCAGGGCAAGTCCCTGACCGACTCCCGCGGTGAGGTGGGGGCGACCATCGAGACCCTGTACTACCACGCGGGCGCCGCGCGCCGGCCGGACGGCGCGACGTACCCCTCGGCGCACCCAGACGAGATCGTCCGGACCGTCCGACGTCCTGTCGGCGTCGTCGGCGTCATCACCCCCTGGAACTTCCCGCTCCAGATCCCGGTGTGGAAGATCGCCCCCGCGCTCCTGTGGGGCAATCCGGTGGTCTGGAAGCCGGCGAGCTTCACCCCGGCCCTCGCGGTGGCACTCACCGAGATCCTCGTCGAGGCAGGACTGCCCGACGGCGTCCTGAACCTCCTGCTGGGCCCCGGCCACCTGGGCGCCAGCCTGGTGAAGCACGTCGACACCGCCGCGGTGACCTTCACCGGATCAGTCCCGGTAGGCCACACGATCCGCGATGTCGTCATCCCGCGCGGCGCCAAGCTCCAGATGGAGCTCGGTGGCCACAACGCCGCCCTCGTGCTGCCCGACGCGCACCTTCCGTCCGCGGCCGACGCGATCGTGGCCGCCGCGATGGGCAGCACCGGGCAGAAGTGCACGGCGACCCGTCGCGTGATCGCGGTGGGCGATTGCTACGACGCGCTGGTCGCCCTGCTGGTCGAACGCGTCGAGGCGCTCACCGTCGGGCGCGGCAGCGACGACGGCATCGCACTTGGGCCGGTCGTGTCGGCCAAGGCCCGCGACCAGATCTCCAGCGCTGTGCAGCTGGCCGTCGACGAGGGCGCGCAGGTGCTGGCGACCGCGCCGGTCCCCGAGGCGGCCGGCCACTGGGTCCAGCCCACGCTGCTCGCCGGCCCTCCCGAGCTGACGATCTGCCGGGAGGAGGTTTTCGGGCCTGTCGCGACCGTCCTTCGCGTCCCTGACCTCGACTCCGCGATCGCGCTCGCGAACGCGACGGACTTCGGGCTGACCGCCTCGGTCTTCACCCGAGACGAGCGCTCGGCCCGACGCTGCGTGGACGAGCTCGTGGCTGGCCTGATCAAGGTCAACGCACCCTCCACCGGGTCAGAGCTCCACGCACCGTTCGGCGGTCTGCGCGACTCGTCGTTCCCGGCGCCGCGTGAGCAGGCCAGCGACGCCGCCGCGGAGTTCTTCACGATCAGCAAGACCGCCTACGTGCGGCTGGCTCCCGAGGCCGACTCATGA
- a CDS encoding BCCT family transporter, whose product MSTDIRRVEGPEVRSGGADWVVTGVSAGMLLVFVVGAIAVPDTVGGWVTTGFTKSAEWFGFYWQLLMLATFVVALVLAATPWARARFGDATPEFGRFKWIAMIMCTLLAGGGVFWAAAEPMYHFLYAPPYFTDVVPGSDSAAHVALAQSFVHWGFLAWAILGSLAAIVMMYAAERGMPLRPRTLLYPVLGSRVVTSPIGTVADIVCIVAVVAGTVGPIGFLGLQVSYGLSSLFGIPDVYGVQLAVIAVLTAVAAVSVVSGVNRGIQLLSRVNVWLALALMAAVLVLGSAWYVLQAFVGGFGVYVTDFVGMSLYRGDPTWVSGWTVFFFGWFLGYAPLMAIFIARISRGRTVRDLIVSTAVLPPVATCLWFSVLGGTGIMLEQRNPGEISGPLNEAGLPAAVMAIAGDLPLSTLVSVGFLLLTIMFVATTTDSMSYAVAQSCTSKDHAGSRMRALWAVLMGAAAAVLISIGDGGISALQSFIVVTAVPVGLIVLPSVFAAPVMVYRMAVQQGLSSWRTPPRSATPASPTKPLTDAQEEAHA is encoded by the coding sequence ATGAGTACAGACATCCGAAGGGTCGAGGGCCCCGAGGTTCGCAGCGGCGGTGCGGACTGGGTCGTGACGGGAGTGAGCGCCGGCATGCTCCTGGTCTTCGTCGTCGGCGCCATCGCAGTTCCGGACACGGTCGGCGGCTGGGTGACGACTGGCTTCACGAAGAGTGCCGAGTGGTTCGGGTTCTACTGGCAGCTGCTCATGCTCGCGACCTTCGTCGTGGCCCTGGTCCTCGCGGCGACGCCGTGGGCGCGTGCCCGCTTCGGTGACGCGACCCCCGAGTTCGGCCGTTTCAAGTGGATCGCGATGATCATGTGCACGCTGCTCGCCGGGGGCGGCGTCTTCTGGGCTGCGGCCGAGCCGATGTACCACTTCCTTTACGCGCCGCCGTACTTCACCGATGTCGTCCCCGGCAGCGATAGCGCCGCTCATGTGGCACTCGCGCAGAGCTTCGTCCACTGGGGCTTCCTGGCGTGGGCGATCCTCGGCTCCCTCGCAGCGATCGTGATGATGTACGCTGCGGAGCGCGGGATGCCCCTGCGGCCGCGCACCTTGCTCTACCCGGTCCTCGGGAGCCGTGTCGTCACGAGCCCGATCGGCACGGTCGCGGACATCGTGTGCATCGTCGCCGTCGTCGCCGGCACGGTTGGCCCGATCGGATTCCTGGGGCTCCAGGTGTCCTACGGCCTGTCATCGCTGTTCGGCATCCCGGACGTGTACGGCGTCCAGCTTGCGGTGATCGCCGTCCTGACTGCGGTCGCGGCCGTCTCCGTCGTCTCCGGTGTCAACCGCGGCATCCAGCTGCTCTCGCGCGTCAACGTCTGGCTGGCGCTGGCGCTGATGGCGGCGGTCCTCGTGCTGGGTTCGGCCTGGTACGTCCTCCAGGCCTTCGTGGGCGGCTTCGGCGTCTACGTCACCGACTTCGTCGGGATGAGCCTCTATCGGGGTGACCCGACCTGGGTGTCCGGCTGGACCGTGTTCTTCTTCGGCTGGTTCCTCGGCTACGCGCCACTGATGGCGATCTTCATCGCGCGCATCTCCCGCGGTCGCACTGTCCGCGACCTGATCGTCAGCACCGCCGTGCTACCGCCCGTGGCCACCTGCCTGTGGTTCTCGGTGCTCGGCGGCACCGGGATCATGCTCGAGCAGCGCAACCCCGGAGAGATCTCCGGCCCCCTCAACGAGGCGGGACTCCCCGCAGCGGTGATGGCGATCGCCGGCGACCTCCCACTGTCGACGCTCGTCAGCGTCGGGTTCCTGCTGCTCACCATCATGTTCGTCGCCACCACCACCGACTCGATGTCCTACGCCGTTGCCCAGTCCTGCACGAGCAAGGACCACGCCGGCTCCCGGATGCGCGCCCTCTGGGCCGTGCTCATGGGCGCCGCGGCCGCGGTGCTGATCAGCATCGGCGACGGGGGGATCTCCGCCCTCCAGTCCTTCATCGTCGTCACGGCCGTCCCGGTCGGCCTGATCGTGCTCCCCTCCGTCTTCGCTGCGCCCGTGATGGTGTACCGGATGGCGGTCCAGCAGGGACTCTCCTCATGGCGCACACCGCCCCGGTCGGCGACCCCCGCATCACCGACGAAGCCCCTCACCGACGCCCAGGAAGAAGCCCACGCATGA